The Pseudopipra pipra isolate bDixPip1 chromosome 6, bDixPip1.hap1, whole genome shotgun sequence genome includes a region encoding these proteins:
- the KATNBL1 gene encoding KATNB1-like protein 1, which yields MASEAHNVKNQKVLHIEGRPIDLRRKGISSSTKKIMKEGKKSPKQLASYTNRITVGKTVTSPLSLFKVVYCKRKVRCYTPKPCYRKKLCPKSRGCDMANKENELACAGNLPAKLHNSRTHLLNSSDSGSSQTEGPSSKYSGFFSEVSQDHETMAQVLFSRNLRLNVALTFWRRRSISELVAYLVRIQDLGVVVDCLPVLTNSLQEEKAYVSVGCCVDLLPLVKSLLKSKYEEYVIVGLNWLQAVIKRWWSELSAHTEKAEDGNIHILKQQLSVLWEQENHLTMVPGYTGSIAKDVNAYLLQLH from the exons ATGGCATCTGAAGCTCACAATGTTAAAAACCAGAAAGTATTGCATATCGAAGGTCGTCCCATTGATCTCCGCAGAAAAGGAATCTCTTCTTCCACTAAAAAGATCATGAAGGAG GGTAAGAAATCTCCAAAACAGCTGGCTTCATACACAAACAG AATAACGGTTGGAAAAACGGTGACCAGTCCCCTCTCTCTTTTCAAAGTGGTATATTGTAAAAGAAAAGTTCGTTGTTATACTCCAAAGCCTTGTTACAGAAAGAAACTGTGCCCTAAATCTAGGGGCTGTGACATggcaaataaagaaaatgaactGGCTTGTGCAGGGAATCTGCCAGCAAAACTTCACAACAGTCGTACACACTTGCTAAATTCTAGTGACTCTGGCTCATCTCAAACAGAAGGCCCCTCATCCAAatacagtggatttttttcagag GTTTCTCAGGACCATGAAACTATGGCTCAAGTTCTTTTCAGCAGGAATCTGAGGCTGAATGTAGCTTTAACCTTCTGGAGAAGGAGAAGTATAAGTGAACTGGTAGCCTACTTAGTGAG GATACAAGATCTTGGAGTAGTAGTAGACTGCCTTCCTGTTCTTACAAACAg tttacaggaagaaaaagcataTGTTTCAGTTGGCTGCTGTGTAGATCTTTTGCCTTTAGTGAAATCTCTGCTTAAAAGCAAATACGAAGA ATATGTGATAGTTGGTTTAAACTGGCTTCAGGCTGTCATTAAAAGATGGTGGTCAGAACTATCTGCACATACAGAAAAGGCAGAGGATGG gaatattcatattttaaaacaacagctGAGTGTTTTATGGGAACAGGAGAATCATCTTACTATGGTTCCAGGATATACTGGTAGTATAGCTAAG gaTGTAAATGCTTATTTATTACAGCTACACTGA